Proteins from a genomic interval of Nocardioidaceae bacterium:
- the argG gene encoding argininosuccinate synthase, translating to MSKVLTSLPTGQRVGIAFSGGLDTSVAVAWMRENGAVPCCYTADIGQYDESDINGIPDRAKQYGAEIARSIDIRLPLVEEGFAAMMCGAFHIRSAGRTYFNTTPIGRAVTGTMLVRAMAEDGVDIWGDGSTFKGNDIERFYRYGLMANPNLRIYKPWLDADFVEQLGGRAEMSEWLTERDLPYRDSQEKAYSTDANIWGATHEAKSLEHLETSLETVEPIMGVKFWDPSVEIETEDVTIRYEEGRPVAIDGQRLDPVALVDLANRIGGRHGLGMSDQIENRIIEAKSRGIYEAPGMALLWIGYERLVNAVHNEDTIAQYHNEGRKLGRLLYEGRWLDPQSLMIREGIQRWIASLVTGEVTVRLRRGEDYSVLDTAGENFSYHPDKLSMERTENAAFGPLDRIGQLTMRNLDIADSRSKLELYADQPLDQGHVLVENGTLYGELQKGGADRITANPNAPRMDDEVLDHVAISEGND from the coding sequence ATGAGCAAGGTGCTCACCTCCCTGCCCACCGGCCAGCGCGTCGGCATCGCCTTCTCCGGCGGCCTCGACACCTCCGTGGCCGTGGCGTGGATGCGCGAGAACGGTGCGGTGCCCTGCTGCTACACCGCCGACATCGGGCAGTACGACGAGTCCGACATCAACGGCATCCCCGACCGCGCCAAGCAGTACGGCGCCGAGATCGCCCGCTCCATCGACATCCGCCTCCCGCTCGTCGAGGAGGGCTTCGCCGCGATGATGTGCGGCGCCTTCCACATCCGCTCGGCCGGGCGTACGTACTTCAACACCACGCCGATCGGCCGTGCCGTGACCGGCACGATGCTGGTGCGTGCGATGGCCGAGGACGGGGTCGACATCTGGGGTGACGGGTCGACCTTCAAGGGCAACGACATCGAGCGGTTCTACCGCTACGGCCTGATGGCGAACCCGAACCTGCGCATCTACAAACCGTGGCTCGACGCCGACTTCGTCGAGCAGCTCGGCGGCCGCGCGGAGATGAGCGAGTGGCTCACCGAGCGCGACCTGCCCTACCGCGACAGCCAGGAGAAGGCGTACTCCACCGACGCCAACATCTGGGGCGCCACCCACGAGGCCAAGAGCCTGGAGCACCTGGAGACCTCGCTCGAGACCGTCGAGCCGATCATGGGCGTGAAGTTCTGGGACCCCAGCGTCGAGATCGAGACCGAGGACGTGACGATCCGGTACGAGGAGGGTCGCCCCGTCGCCATCGACGGCCAGCGGCTGGACCCCGTGGCGCTGGTCGACCTGGCCAACCGCATCGGCGGACGCCACGGCCTCGGCATGAGCGACCAGATCGAGAACCGCATCATCGAGGCGAAGTCGCGCGGCATCTACGAGGCGCCGGGCATGGCGCTGCTGTGGATCGGCTACGAGCGCCTGGTCAACGCGGTCCACAACGAGGACACCATCGCGCAGTACCACAACGAGGGCCGCAAGCTCGGCCGTCTCCTGTACGAGGGCCGGTGGCTCGACCCGCAGTCGCTGATGATCCGCGAGGGCATCCAGCGCTGGATCGCCTCGCTGGTCACCGGGGAGGTCACCGTCCGGCTGCGGCGCGGCGAGGACTACTCGGTCCTCGACACGGCCGGGGAGAACTTCAGCTACCACCCCGACAAGCTCTCGATGGAGCGTACGGAGAACGCCGCCTTCGGCCCGCTGGACCGCATCGGCCAGCTCACGATGCGCAACCTCGACATCGCCGACAGCCGCTCGAAGCTCGAGCTGTACGCCGACCAGCCGCTGGACCAGGGTCACGTGCTCGTGGAGAACGGGACCCTCTACGGGGAGCTGCAGAAGGGCGGTGCCGACCGGATCACCGCGAACCCGAACGCCCCGCGCATGGACGACGAGGTGCTCGACCACGTCGCCATCAGCGAGGGCAACGACTGA
- the argC gene encoding N-acetyl-gamma-glutamyl-phosphate reductase yields MTKIRVAVAGASGYAGGEVLRLLLGHPEVEIGALTAGSNAGETLGSLQPHLVPLADRVLQETTVEVLSGHDVVVMGLPHGQSGELGKALGDDTVVIDCGADFRLRSAAAWERWYGGEHAGTWPYGLPELPGQRDVLRTARRIAVPGCYPTISTLTLAPAVSAGLVDTSRLTVVAASGTSGAGKAAKPHLLGSEIMGNISAYGVGGVHRHTPEILQNLGALTDADVQVSFTPLLVPSPRGILATCSAPLADDVSVDDAAEQARAAYEKAYADEPFIHLLPEGQWPQTKSVIGSNAAHLQVTVDPDARRLVAVGAVDNLAKGTAGAAVQSMNLALGLEETLGLTTVGIAP; encoded by the coding sequence ATGACGAAGATCCGAGTCGCCGTTGCCGGCGCCAGTGGCTACGCCGGGGGTGAAGTGCTCCGCCTGCTCCTCGGCCACCCCGAGGTCGAGATCGGCGCGCTGACCGCAGGCTCCAACGCCGGCGAGACCCTGGGCAGCCTCCAGCCCCACCTCGTGCCGTTGGCCGACCGCGTCCTGCAGGAGACCACGGTCGAGGTGCTCTCCGGCCACGACGTCGTCGTCATGGGTCTGCCGCACGGCCAGTCCGGCGAGCTGGGCAAGGCGCTCGGGGACGACACGGTCGTCATCGACTGCGGCGCCGACTTCCGGCTGCGGAGCGCGGCGGCCTGGGAGCGCTGGTACGGCGGGGAGCACGCCGGCACCTGGCCGTACGGCCTCCCCGAGCTGCCCGGGCAGCGCGACGTGCTGCGCACGGCCCGGCGCATCGCGGTGCCGGGCTGCTACCCGACCATCTCCACGCTGACGCTCGCCCCGGCGGTCTCGGCCGGCCTCGTCGACACGAGCCGTCTCACGGTTGTCGCCGCCTCCGGCACCTCCGGGGCGGGCAAGGCCGCGAAGCCGCACCTGCTCGGCAGCGAGATCATGGGCAACATCTCGGCGTACGGGGTCGGTGGCGTCCACCGCCACACCCCCGAGATCCTGCAGAACCTCGGCGCGCTCACCGATGCCGACGTGCAGGTCTCGTTCACCCCGCTGCTCGTGCCGAGTCCCCGCGGGATCCTCGCGACCTGCTCGGCGCCGCTGGCCGACGACGTCAGCGTCGACGACGCAGCCGAGCAGGCGCGGGCGGCGTACGAGAAGGCGTACGCCGACGAGCCGTTCATCCACCTGCTGCCCGAGGGCCAGTGGCCCCAGACCAAGTCGGTGATCGGCTCCAACGCCGCCCACCTCCAGGTCACCGTCGACCCCGACGCGCGCCGCCTCGTGGCCGTCGGCGCGGTGGACAACCTCGCCAAGGGCACCGCCGGGGCCGCGGTGCAGTCGATGAACCTCGCCCTCGGCCTCGAGGAGACCCTGGGCCTCACGACGGTGGGGATCGCGCCGTGA
- a CDS encoding PhzF family phenazine biosynthesis protein produces MSEVLEYAAFTTVPSGGNPAGVVLDAVGWDVGRMQAVAAELGHSETAFVVGVASSGTGSADDAAGGVGDGESLTVRFFTPETEVSFCGHATLATAIAWAERHGAGTRTFRVEAGEVSVTVLEEHGALVGELMTVPARSEPATPELVADVLLALRWGVEDLDPSWTPHLAYAGASHLVLVTASRGRLAALDYAYDELRGVMVRAGLTTLQLVHPTGPDAFASRNPGPSVGIHEDPATGAAAGALGAYLRVVDSRDDVREVEVVQGEDMGRRSVLRVTIDPADDRMRVAGTAVPLASLVEEPRDEASRNRGAPS; encoded by the coding sequence ATGAGCGAGGTCCTGGAGTACGCCGCCTTCACCACCGTCCCGTCCGGCGGCAACCCCGCCGGCGTGGTGCTGGACGCCGTCGGCTGGGACGTCGGCCGCATGCAGGCCGTCGCGGCCGAGCTGGGCCACTCCGAGACGGCCTTCGTCGTCGGTGTGGCCAGTTCCGGCACGGGTTCGGCGGACGACGCGGCGGGAGGCGTCGGGGACGGCGAGTCCTTGACGGTGCGCTTCTTCACCCCCGAGACCGAGGTGTCCTTCTGCGGGCACGCCACGCTGGCCACGGCGATCGCGTGGGCGGAGCGTCACGGCGCGGGCACGCGGACGTTCCGGGTGGAGGCCGGTGAGGTCTCGGTGACGGTCCTCGAGGAGCACGGGGCACTGGTCGGCGAGCTGATGACGGTTCCCGCACGCTCCGAGCCCGCGACGCCCGAGCTGGTCGCCGACGTCCTCCTCGCCCTGCGGTGGGGCGTCGAGGACCTCGATCCTTCCTGGACACCGCATCTGGCGTACGCGGGTGCCTCCCACCTCGTGCTCGTGACGGCCTCACGAGGGCGGCTCGCGGCGCTGGACTACGCGTACGACGAGCTGCGTGGCGTCATGGTGCGAGCCGGCCTGACGACGCTGCAGCTGGTGCACCCCACCGGGCCGGACGCGTTCGCCTCCCGCAACCCCGGTCCTTCGGTCGGCATCCACGAGGATCCGGCGACGGGTGCGGCGGCCGGGGCGCTGGGGGCGTACCTGCGCGTCGTGGACTCCCGGGACGACGTGCGCGAGGTCGAGGTCGTGCAGGGCGAGGACATGGGTCGGCGCTCGGTGCTGCGGGTGACGATCGATCCGGCCGACGACCGGATGCGCGTCGCTGGCACGGCGGTTCCGCTCGCATCGCTGGTCGAGGAGCCGAGGGACGAGGCGTCTCGAAACCGAGGTGCGCCCTCGTGA
- the glpK gene encoding glycerol kinase GlpK, with amino-acid sequence MATYVLSIDQGTTSTRAIVFDHDGEIVAVDQLEHEQIFPKAGWVEHDALEIWKNTREVIGGALGKANIDNSDIAAVGITNQRETAVVWDKNTGQPVYNAIVWQDTRTQKICDRLAEDGGTERYKDVCGLPLATYFAGPKVAWILENVEGAKEKAEAGDLLFGTTDCWTVWNLTGGAENGGCHITDVTNASRTMLMNLETLEWDASIASDMGIPTSMLPEIRSSSEVYGECEPGVLRGRPVAGILGDQQAATFGQACTEKGEAKNTYGTGNFMLLNTGTEAVPSENGLLTTVCYKLGDADTVYALEGSIAVTGSLVQWVRDNLGLISSAPEIETLAKKVDDNGGAYFVPAFSGLFAPHWRPDARGALVGLTRYVNKGHLARAVLESTAFQTREVIDAMNADSGVDLSELRVDGGMIVNETLMQFQADILGVDVVRPKIAETTALGAAYAAGLAVGFWESTDEIRQQWAEDHRWTPQMDEDERERLLRNWKKAVTKTLDWVDADTEA; translated from the coding sequence ATGGCGACGTACGTCCTGTCCATCGACCAGGGAACGACCAGCACCCGCGCGATCGTCTTCGACCACGACGGCGAGATCGTCGCGGTCGACCAGCTCGAGCACGAGCAGATCTTCCCGAAGGCCGGGTGGGTCGAGCACGACGCCCTCGAGATCTGGAAGAACACGCGCGAGGTGATCGGCGGCGCGCTCGGCAAGGCCAACATCGACAACTCCGACATCGCCGCCGTCGGCATCACCAACCAGCGCGAGACCGCCGTGGTGTGGGACAAGAACACCGGCCAGCCCGTCTACAACGCGATCGTCTGGCAGGACACGCGGACGCAGAAGATCTGCGACCGCCTCGCGGAGGACGGCGGCACCGAGCGCTACAAGGACGTGTGCGGCCTGCCGCTCGCGACGTACTTCGCCGGACCCAAGGTCGCCTGGATCCTCGAGAACGTCGAGGGCGCCAAGGAGAAGGCGGAGGCCGGCGACCTGCTCTTCGGCACCACCGACTGCTGGACGGTGTGGAACCTGACCGGCGGTGCCGAGAACGGCGGCTGCCACATCACCGACGTCACGAACGCCTCGCGCACCATGCTGATGAACCTCGAGACGCTCGAGTGGGACGCCTCCATCGCCTCCGACATGGGCATCCCGACCTCGATGCTGCCGGAGATCCGGTCGTCCTCGGAGGTGTACGGCGAGTGCGAGCCGGGTGTGCTGCGCGGCCGTCCTGTCGCCGGGATCCTCGGCGACCAACAGGCGGCGACCTTCGGGCAGGCGTGCACCGAGAAGGGCGAGGCCAAGAACACCTACGGCACCGGCAACTTCATGTTGCTCAACACCGGCACCGAGGCGGTGCCGAGCGAGAACGGCCTGCTGACGACGGTCTGCTACAAGCTCGGCGACGCCGACACCGTCTACGCCCTCGAGGGGTCGATCGCCGTGACCGGCTCGCTGGTGCAGTGGGTGCGCGACAACCTGGGGCTCATCTCCTCGGCGCCGGAGATCGAGACGCTCGCGAAGAAGGTCGACGACAATGGCGGTGCGTACTTCGTGCCCGCCTTCTCCGGCCTGTTCGCGCCCCACTGGCGTCCCGACGCGCGAGGCGCGCTCGTGGGCCTGACGCGCTACGTCAACAAGGGGCACCTGGCACGAGCGGTGCTGGAGTCGACCGCGTTCCAGACGCGGGAGGTCATCGACGCCATGAACGCCGACTCCGGTGTCGACCTCAGCGAGCTGCGCGTCGACGGCGGCATGATCGTCAACGAGACCCTGATGCAGTTCCAGGCCGACATCCTCGGCGTCGACGTCGTCCGCCCGAAGATCGCCGAGACCACGGCACTCGGGGCGGCGTACGCGGCAGGTCTCGCCGTCGGCTTCTGGGAGTCGACCGACGAGATTCGCCAGCAGTGGGCCGAGGACCACCGGTGGACCCCGCAGATGGACGAGGACGAGCGGGAGCGGCTGCTGCGCAACTGGAAGAAGGCCGTCACCAAGACGCTGGACTGGGTGGACGCCGACACGGAGGCGTGA
- a CDS encoding arginine repressor, translating to MPGTKSARHALIIEALTDRAVKSQTELADILASAGVHVTQATLSRDLVELDAVKVRGPGGALVYAVPAEGGDRRPTSGGWAATEAAETRLARLCGELVVSAEGSANLAVLRTPPGAAQYLASACDKAELGDCLGTIAGDDTVMLISRDPHGGDALAQRMLALAGSHRPRH from the coding sequence GTGCCGGGCACCAAGTCCGCTCGCCACGCCCTCATCATCGAGGCGCTGACGGATCGTGCGGTGAAGTCGCAGACCGAGCTCGCCGACATCCTGGCCAGCGCCGGCGTGCACGTCACCCAGGCAACGCTCTCGCGGGACCTGGTCGAGCTCGACGCCGTCAAGGTGCGCGGACCGGGTGGCGCCCTGGTGTACGCCGTGCCGGCCGAGGGAGGCGACCGTCGACCGACCTCGGGAGGGTGGGCGGCCACCGAGGCCGCCGAGACCCGCCTCGCCCGGCTGTGCGGCGAGCTCGTCGTCTCCGCCGAGGGGTCCGCCAACCTGGCGGTGCTGCGTACGCCCCCGGGTGCGGCGCAGTACCTCGCCTCCGCGTGTGACAAGGCCGAGCTCGGTGACTGCCTCGGCACCATCGCCGGCGACGACACGGTCATGCTCATCAGCCGCGACCCGCACGGGGGAGACGCGCTGGCCCAGCGCATGCTCGCGCTCGCCGGCTCCCACCGCCCCCGCCACTGA
- the argB gene encoding acetylglutamate kinase has translation MSDYADQMREATRKAAVLADALPWLERYHGKILVIKYGGNAMVDDDLKRAFAEDVVFLRYAGFKPVVVHGGGPQISQMLGRLGIDSEFRGGLRVTTDEAMDVVRMVLVGKVQRDLVGLINSHGPMAVGLSGEDAGLFTARKTGTVVDGEEVDLGLVGEVDSVRPEAVLDLVEAGRIPVISSVAPDASGAVHNVNADTAASALAVALGAEKLLVLTDVEGLYRDYPASDDVIQEIGPEALAELLPSLASGMVPKMRACLDAVNGGVPRATVVDGRTQHSVLLEIFTPEGVGTQVLPDVTTKIRTAAGKVEL, from the coding sequence ATGAGCGACTACGCAGACCAGATGCGCGAGGCCACCCGCAAGGCGGCCGTCCTGGCCGACGCCCTGCCGTGGCTGGAGCGCTACCACGGCAAGATCCTGGTCATCAAGTACGGCGGCAACGCGATGGTCGACGACGACCTCAAGCGCGCCTTCGCCGAGGACGTCGTCTTCCTGCGCTACGCGGGCTTCAAGCCCGTCGTCGTGCACGGCGGAGGGCCCCAGATCTCCCAGATGCTCGGGCGCCTCGGCATCGACTCGGAGTTCCGCGGCGGTCTGCGGGTGACCACCGACGAGGCGATGGACGTCGTGCGCATGGTGCTCGTCGGCAAGGTCCAGCGCGACCTCGTCGGCCTCATCAACTCCCACGGCCCGATGGCGGTCGGCCTCTCCGGTGAGGACGCCGGCCTGTTCACGGCCCGCAAGACCGGCACCGTCGTGGACGGCGAGGAGGTCGACCTCGGCCTGGTCGGCGAGGTGGACTCCGTACGTCCCGAGGCCGTGCTCGACCTCGTCGAGGCCGGCCGCATCCCGGTGATCTCCTCGGTCGCCCCCGACGCCTCCGGCGCGGTCCACAACGTCAACGCCGACACCGCCGCCTCCGCCCTCGCGGTCGCGCTGGGTGCCGAGAAGCTGCTCGTGCTGACCGACGTCGAGGGGCTCTACCGCGACTACCCGGCGAGCGACGACGTGATCCAGGAGATCGGCCCGGAGGCGCTCGCTGAGCTGCTGCCGAGCCTGGCGTCCGGCATGGTCCCCAAGATGCGCGCGTGTCTCGACGCGGTCAACGGCGGGGTCCCTCGCGCCACCGTCGTCGACGGGCGTACGCAGCACTCGGTGCTCCTGGAGATCTTCACCCCCGAGGGCGTCGGCACCCAGGTGCTGCCCGACGTCACCACCAAGATCCGCACCGCGGCAGGAAAGGTCGAGCTGTGA
- the argF gene encoding ornithine carbamoyltransferase, translating to MTPHAPRHFLRDDDLTVAEQAGVLDLAARLKAEPFSERVLEGPRTVALVFDKPTLRTQSSFAVAVAEMGGFPYVVDGRLAGIGERESIADVARVLGRQVSMIVWRTFGQERIEEMAAYAGVPVVNALTDQFHPCQALADLQTVAEQRGGVEALRGMTVAYLGDAGANVAQSWAVAGPTAGMHVRVSGPTGFLPTEDVLAAGRARAEQTGGSLAVVEDPADAVAGADVLITDTWISMGREAEAAAREAVFEDWRVDRGALDHAADDALVLHCLPAYRGKEITAEVLEGPQSVVWDEAENRRHAQKALMAHLAHAERAQSSAERAQSSGPDGGPGIEVVM from the coding sequence GTGACGCCTCACGCCCCCCGTCACTTCCTCAGGGACGACGACCTCACGGTCGCCGAGCAGGCCGGGGTGCTCGACCTCGCCGCGCGTCTGAAGGCCGAGCCGTTCTCCGAGCGCGTGCTCGAGGGCCCCCGCACGGTCGCCCTGGTCTTCGACAAGCCGACGCTGCGTACGCAGAGCTCCTTCGCCGTCGCGGTCGCCGAGATGGGCGGCTTCCCGTACGTCGTCGACGGCCGCCTCGCCGGGATCGGCGAGCGTGAGTCCATCGCCGACGTCGCCCGCGTGCTGGGGCGTCAGGTGTCGATGATCGTGTGGCGCACCTTCGGCCAGGAGCGGATCGAGGAGATGGCCGCGTACGCCGGGGTGCCCGTCGTGAACGCGCTCACCGACCAGTTCCACCCGTGCCAGGCGCTGGCGGACCTGCAGACGGTCGCCGAGCAGCGCGGGGGAGTCGAGGCCCTGCGCGGCATGACCGTGGCCTACCTCGGCGACGCGGGCGCGAACGTCGCTCAGTCGTGGGCGGTCGCCGGCCCGACGGCGGGCATGCACGTACGCGTCTCCGGCCCGACGGGCTTCCTGCCGACCGAGGACGTGCTCGCGGCGGGGCGCGCCCGCGCGGAGCAGACCGGCGGGTCCCTCGCGGTCGTGGAGGACCCGGCCGATGCCGTCGCCGGGGCCGACGTACTCATCACCGACACCTGGATCTCGATGGGACGCGAGGCGGAGGCCGCAGCCCGGGAGGCGGTCTTCGAGGACTGGCGTGTGGACCGGGGAGCCCTCGACCACGCGGCCGACGACGCCCTGGTGCTGCACTGCCTGCCGGCCTACCGGGGCAAGGAGATCACCGCCGAGGTGCTCGAGGGACCGCAGTCGGTGGTCTGGGACGAGGCCGAGAACCGGCGTCACGCCCAGAAGGCCCTCATGGCCCACCTCGCCCACGCCGAGAGGGCACAGAGTTCCGCCGAGAGGGCACAAAGTTCCGGCCCGGACGGCGGGCCCGGCATCGAGGTGGTCATGTGA
- the argJ gene encoding bifunctional glutamate N-acetyltransferase/amino-acid acetyltransferase ArgJ yields the protein MSITHPAGFRAAGIPIGLKSTGAKDLALVVNDGPRHDSASVFTANRCKANPILWSQEVVKDGTVRAVILNSGGANCYTGAEGFQTTHAVAEKVADGLGIGAIDVIVCSTGLIGLTNDRQQLLDGTAAILGELTEDGGDDAAHAIMTTDSVSKQVVVEGAGWSIGGMAKGAGMLAPQLATMLVVLTTDAVVSAEDCETALRAATRISFDRLDSDGCMSTNDTVTLMASGASGITPGVEDFTEALQRACTDLAMQLLADAEGADHEIAITVQNAASEDEAVTAARSVARSNLFKAAVFGEDPNWGRVLASLGTTDVEFDPADLDVAMNGVWVCRSSEPHEPPEKVTFDGREVSVLIDLKAGDARATVWTNDLTHAYVHENSAYSS from the coding sequence ATGAGCATCACCCACCCCGCCGGGTTCCGCGCCGCGGGCATCCCGATCGGTCTGAAGTCGACCGGCGCCAAGGATCTCGCCCTGGTCGTCAACGACGGCCCGCGGCACGACTCCGCGAGCGTCTTCACCGCCAACCGCTGCAAGGCCAACCCGATCCTGTGGAGCCAGGAGGTCGTCAAGGACGGCACGGTGCGCGCGGTGATCCTGAACTCCGGCGGCGCCAACTGCTACACCGGCGCCGAGGGGTTCCAGACCACGCACGCGGTGGCGGAGAAGGTCGCCGACGGGCTCGGCATCGGGGCGATCGACGTCATCGTCTGCTCCACCGGACTCATCGGTCTCACCAACGACCGGCAGCAGCTGCTCGACGGCACGGCCGCGATCCTCGGCGAGCTGACCGAGGACGGAGGGGACGACGCCGCCCACGCGATCATGACCACCGACTCGGTCTCCAAGCAGGTCGTCGTCGAGGGAGCCGGCTGGTCGATCGGCGGCATGGCGAAGGGCGCCGGCATGCTCGCGCCACAGCTCGCCACGATGCTGGTCGTGCTGACCACCGACGCGGTGGTCAGCGCCGAGGACTGCGAGACCGCGCTGCGCGCCGCGACCCGCATCTCCTTCGACAGGCTCGACTCCGACGGCTGCATGTCGACCAACGACACCGTCACCCTGATGGCGTCGGGCGCCTCGGGCATCACGCCGGGCGTCGAGGACTTCACCGAGGCCCTGCAGCGGGCCTGCACCGACCTCGCGATGCAGCTGCTCGCCGACGCCGAGGGCGCCGACCACGAGATCGCGATCACCGTGCAGAACGCCGCCAGCGAGGACGAGGCCGTCACCGCCGCCCGCTCCGTCGCCCGGTCCAACCTCTTCAAGGCCGCGGTCTTCGGTGAGGACCCCAACTGGGGCCGCGTGCTCGCGAGCCTCGGCACCACCGACGTCGAGTTCGACCCCGCCGACCTCGACGTGGCGATGAACGGCGTCTGGGTCTGCCGGTCCTCCGAGCCCCACGAGCCGCCCGAGAAGGTGACCTTCGACGGGCGTGAGGTCTCGGTGCTCATCGACCTGAAGGCGGGCGACGCCCGCGCGACGGTGTGGACCAACGACCTCACGCACGCGTACGTGCACGAGAACTCCGCCTACTCCAGCTGA
- a CDS encoding ACT domain-containing protein, translating into MTGSVPEPLVDGDASAGNGRTLIRHADQLAVVRLPPGSDLPDWAEASTLLSITATAEETSLVCHASTVPAKATSQGPFAAYEIAGPLDFSLVGVLHGVLGPLAEAEISAFTISTYDTDWLLVPANRVAKADAAWTAAGFEIQVPPEEPEGAPERDKAGSKRGRAKQSSAKGKPGADRKRKTR; encoded by the coding sequence GTGACCGGGTCGGTGCCCGAGCCGCTCGTGGACGGCGACGCCTCCGCCGGGAACGGCCGCACCCTCATCCGTCACGCGGACCAGCTGGCCGTCGTACGCCTCCCACCGGGCTCGGACCTCCCCGACTGGGCCGAGGCGTCGACGCTGTTGTCGATCACCGCGACCGCGGAGGAGACGAGCCTCGTCTGCCACGCCTCGACGGTGCCGGCGAAGGCGACGAGCCAGGGACCGTTCGCGGCGTACGAGATCGCCGGTCCGCTCGACTTCAGCCTCGTCGGGGTCCTGCACGGCGTGCTGGGCCCGCTCGCCGAGGCCGAGATCAGCGCCTTCACGATCTCGACCTACGACACCGACTGGCTGCTGGTCCCCGCCAACCGGGTCGCGAAGGCCGACGCCGCATGGACCGCCGCGGGCTTCGAGATCCAGGTGCCGCCCGAGGAGCCGGAGGGGGCGCCCGAGCGTGACAAGGCGGGCAGCAAGCGAGGCCGCGCGAAGCAGAGCAGCGCGAAGGGCAAGCCCGGGGCCGACAGGAAGAGGAAGACCCGATGA
- a CDS encoding acetylornithine transaminase yields MSSIQDRHPQVIMNTYGPPKRALVRGQGSTVWDEDGTEYLDLLAGIAVNCLGHNHPALVEAISTQLQTLGHVSNFFATEPQVALAERLVAICGGPDAAAEGARVFFTNSGTEANEAAFKLTRKTGRTKVLAAAGSFHGRSMGALALTSKEAYRTPFEPLPGGVEFVPYDDVEAFVAAIDGDTAAVILEPVQGEAGAVQPADGLLQAARAACDEHGALLWFDEVQSGIGRTGHWLAHQDPKHGGVRPDIITLAKGLGGGFPVGACVALGEAGSMLVPGNHGTTYGGNPVAAAACLAVLDTIEGQDLMAHVVEVSEVFAALAANDRVADVRRAGLLMGVDLEPVQDAADGHDNPAQVAFEVAMERGFIINATGPHTLRLVPPLVLTTDEAQSFVEAFPGILDEAYARCAAAGADASNGGGGSS; encoded by the coding sequence GTGAGCTCCATCCAGGACCGTCACCCGCAGGTCATCATGAACACCTACGGGCCGCCCAAGCGCGCGCTCGTGCGCGGGCAGGGCTCGACGGTCTGGGACGAGGACGGCACGGAGTACCTCGACCTTCTCGCCGGCATCGCCGTGAACTGCCTCGGCCACAACCACCCGGCGCTGGTCGAGGCCATCAGCACGCAGCTGCAGACCCTCGGTCACGTGTCGAACTTCTTCGCCACCGAGCCGCAGGTCGCCCTCGCGGAGCGACTGGTCGCGATCTGCGGCGGTCCCGACGCCGCTGCCGAGGGTGCGCGTGTCTTCTTCACCAACTCCGGCACCGAGGCCAACGAGGCCGCCTTCAAGCTGACCCGCAAGACGGGTCGCACGAAGGTGCTGGCCGCAGCCGGCTCCTTCCACGGGCGCTCGATGGGCGCCCTCGCGCTGACCAGCAAGGAGGCGTACCGCACCCCGTTCGAGCCGCTGCCCGGCGGTGTCGAGTTCGTGCCGTACGACGACGTCGAGGCCTTCGTCGCCGCCATCGACGGCGACACCGCCGCGGTGATCCTCGAGCCCGTGCAGGGCGAGGCCGGAGCCGTGCAGCCCGCCGACGGCCTGCTGCAGGCGGCGCGTGCGGCCTGCGACGAGCACGGCGCGCTGCTGTGGTTCGACGAGGTGCAGTCCGGCATCGGTCGCACCGGCCACTGGCTCGCGCACCAGGACCCCAAGCACGGTGGAGTGCGTCCCGACATCATCACGCTCGCGAAGGGTCTCGGCGGCGGCTTCCCGGTCGGCGCCTGCGTGGCGCTGGGTGAGGCCGGCTCCATGCTCGTGCCCGGCAACCACGGCACCACCTACGGCGGCAACCCGGTCGCCGCCGCGGCCTGCCTCGCGGTGCTCGACACGATCGAGGGCCAGGACCTCATGGCCCACGTCGTCGAGGTCTCCGAGGTGTTCGCCGCGCTGGCGGCCAACGACCGCGTCGCCGACGTACGCCGGGCCGGCCTGCTGATGGGCGTCGACCTCGAGCCCGTCCAGGACGCGGCGGACGGGCACGACAACCCGGCCCAGGTGGCGTTCGAGGTCGCGATGGAGCGCGGCTTCATCATCAACGCGACCGGCCCGCACACCCTGCGGCTCGTGCCGCCGCTCGTGCTCACCACCGACGAGGCGCAGTCGTTCGTCGAGGCGTTCCCCGGCATCCTCGACGAGGCGTACGCCCGGTGCGCGGCCGCCGGTGCCGACGCGTCGAACGGGGGCGGTGGCAGCTCGTGA